CCCAACAATGAATGGTAAAAGTATAAATTGCACACAGACCTGCTGGGTCATGATGGTAGAATATTGCAGGGGCTTGTTAATAGCCAGGACTCTATCAAAAGCCATGACTGCAAGTAGGTAACATTCTGCTGTTCCTAAGGTAGAACCAACAAATAACTGTATGAAACATCCAATGAAGGATATTTTTTTCTTACCTGCAATGAGGTTAGCTAAAAGATTAGGAATAATTGAAGATACAAATATTAGTTCTAATGCAGATAATGTGCTGATAAAAAAGTACATCGGGGAATGAAGTGAAGGTTCGACCCTAACTATGACGATTATTAAAATGTTCCCAAACACACACATGATATACACAAACAAAATGACAAAGAAGAGAGGAATCTGGAGCTGATATAAATCTGAAAAAGCCAATAAAATAAACTCTTCCACTGTGGTCGTATTTGTTTTATCCATCAGGCTTCCAAACTGTATCTATAAGATAAACACAAGATGTTTTTGTATTAAATTTCTGCTATTTAAGTTAAACATTTATTTCCTACATTTTGcataatttatattcatattaataATCCCAACCCTAATCCATATTATGACCACTTCCCCACACTAATAGCCAAACAATCTTTTCCTTTGttgttttcaatgtattttatgaaaaatgtattcaaactcTGCCCGGTTGGCAGTTTAAATGAGACCTTATGAAGAACTTGGATGTCTTCTTGGACCGGCAAAATATCCAGGGTTACCGTAAAATAAAGGGCTACAGTTTGTAGTGTATGTAAACAAatttctattatctggaatgttttggacctgtatttttattaatacaggtatgggacctgttatccagaatactcgggacctggggttttccggataatggatcttcccataatttgggtcttcatgccttaaatctaatagaaattaatttaaacattaaataaacccaataggctggttttgcttccaataaggattaattatatcttaattgggatcaagtacaaggtactgttttattattacagagaaaaagaaaattttttaaaattttgattatttggataaaatggagtctgtgggactcgccgccagcgaatttgcacggcataaaaaaacagacaacAGCGTCAAAAAACAAGATGCCAGctccgttttgcaattttttcgctgtttcgcgaatttcacgggaaatttgagaatttttcggccagtcgaaatgccccaaattcgcccatcgctagtgatgagagaatctgtcccaGAGAATAATTTGTGAagtgcattacagtcaatgggcctttttttttttctaatggcaatttttttgtccaaatgcattaaagtcaatggacgtttttttctcAACTTTTTGTCTTTGTGACATTTTTTGTCTTGCTGGGGGAGATTGGTTTGCACAGGGAATATATTTGtcctgcacatggttacatttataaagctgaataagagtgtgcaaatagaattgcaatttttttttcatttttcatttttttcatttttcattgcgAATgactataagagctttttaaatatgaaaaaaaatcacaaattgcaaatatttactgtatgtgcacaCTCGTGTTTGAAtaatgccacaactttggtggcggagaaaatattttcaaaactgtTTCACAATTtgagaatttaagttactgtcaatgctgtTTCCGCGCACGACAAccatctcatttgtgagccatttacgaaaaatgtattctcaatgggaattcgcaaaaaccaggcaggcacagcagtgcaatattttaggggaagatttatcaagggtcgaatttcgaagtacaaaaaactttgtaattcgaccatcgaattaaaaaacttcgaattcgaatatcgaatttgacgttttttcactgaatttggcaatcctacaatcgaataaaaatcgtttgatcgaacgattcgaaggatttcagcgatcgatcaaaggatttttattcgatatgtaaagactttgaaaaagtttatagaaggtccccataggctaacatagcacttcggcaggttttatttggcgaagtattgaagtcgaagtttttttaaggagacagcacttcaattatcgaattgtcgaatattcaaacgatttttacatcgaatcgaagtctaagttaattcgaagtcgtagtatcctattcaatggtcgaagtatccaaaaaatttttaaactgtgaaaattccctcgaattcacttcgacccttgataaatctgccccttagtgttcaggaaaaaaacatgcgcaatactactatttgcgaataaatatgcgctgtgtgaactttataaatgaccccccatgtCTTTTTCGTGGCAGCAattttttctgcagcaaatttttgtaACATGTGATTACAACAGTAGAGTAAAATGAGAGAGGGATGCTGATagataataaatgcaaattaagtATAAGAACCAAGGGGGCCTGGGTGTCCACAACCAGATTTGTagatttgtaacagttttgcaaaaaaaaaaatttcaaaaattgcaGATGCTGAAATacggaatttgctgcaaatccttgGCTGGAGAAAATCACTAGTGGGCATATAATACATAATACCCAGATTTTACACATTTggtttctggtcccctgaaaaactttgGTTCGACTGACTGTAAGAATGTTACATAGTAGGGTATATGCgctctttaataaaaaactaattgaaaacccctgaaaaatgttgtttgcaaaaatatttagccccagaatttaatattttttggatTAACCTTTTCCAGTGATTATAACTTCaagtattttgggtgaaatactTACCAGCTTTAAACACTGTTTGGGAGTATTTTTGGGCCATTTTTCTCCATGTTATTCAGGTTGTTCAGATGACACTTGTGCACGTAAGTTTCGAAATAGACTGGACCTTTGGTCTTCTGGGTTTTGctgttaaatatatatgatacaatgggggtcatttataaatttcgtgcagcgcatatttttccctgaacgctaatatattgcactgctctgcccatctttccggtttttgcgaatttgcagtgtgaataaattttcgcaaatggcgcgcaaatgagacgggtgtttgcgtgagcgcacccaatgtgcaagGTTGTTGGGCGCGAAAAtaacgttgacagtaacttaaattcgcagtttgctttgcgaatattttatccgccaccaaagttgtggcgtaattgagtcgcagagtgtgcgcataaatattcacattttgcgaattgtgacatatttaaaagctcctatagacattcgcattgtgaaaaaaaaatttgcaattctgtttgcaccctcttattcagctttatcatcatcatttcatcatcatttatttatatagcgctgtcaagatacgcagtgctttataaatataaccatgcgcagggcaaatatattcactttgcgaaccaatctgccctgcgcgaagtttataaatgagccccagtatgtgtACAAAGAATAATTTAGTGCACAGAATTGCTGTTGTTTGATAAAGCCGAGTGTTTCTCAATAATCCACACTGGGAATAGCATCACATGTGTCATGGCTGCAAAGCCTCACTGTCAGGGATAGTAGTAAGTAAATATAAGTAAAGATCAGCAGTACAAGAATTGTAGGGGTAAGTACTGTTATCAAGAAACCTATTAttcagagagctccgaattaggagaaggccatctcctatagactttattttaaatatttcctttttgtctgttacaataaaacagaaccttgaagCCACAGTTACTAACATACAAGCCTGCACTTTTATATAAAATTCTAAAtggaagttttttgttttttttttgattgttcatttatagtttttttctgctgtttacATTTTGGGGCACAGCAATCTACAGCAGTCCCCCTCTCTTACCTGAGGTAGAGGAGCCTGGGGATGACTGTAACAATGCTTTGCTTTTGATAATGTGCAATCCCTGATTCTTTGTGCaccttttggagaaaaaaaaagtttacgtAAATTcgaaaaaatacattaaaaaacaaacaaaaacagtaccttgtacttgatcaggACTAAGCTATAATAATACTTATTTGAGGATTAGTTTAATGTTTAGATTCATTTTTAGAAAGTTTAAAGTATGGtgaatcaaattacagaaagaccccttatctggaaaactccaggttctgagcattctggataacaggttccatacctgtactttttaatTGCTTACTAGCTGCATGATGGTTATTATGCTTTTTATACCTGGACCATCTGAGGCTGGACTGATGGGTTAAATAAGGCTAAAGGCAAACTAGGAATTTTCTCTGAAAAAGGCTGATCCCCTCAGGTGGATTTTGGCACAGAAATGGAAAAGTATGAATTTTCATGCCGAAATCTAACTACAGGtactggatctgttatctggaaacctgttatgcagaaagctccacattatggaaaggctttctcctttagactccattataatcaaataatccacatttttaaaaaactatttatttttttctctgtaataataaaacagtagcttgtacttgatcccaactaagatataattaatccttattggaagcaaaaccagtttattgggtttctctagggccagatttaattagggtcgaatatcgagggttaattaaccctcgatatgggactgtcgaagttaaatccttcgacttctaatatcgaagtcgaaggatttagcgctatccgttcgatcgaacgatcaaacgaaaaatctattttaatccatcgatcaaacgatttttgttctaccaaaaaatgcttaagaagcctatggagaccttcaccataggctaatattgacctcggtaggttttaggtggcgaactaggggttcgaagttttttcttaaagagacagtagttcgactatcgaatggtcgaatattcgaacgatttttagttcgaagtcgtagtcgaatgtcgaagtagacaattcgatggtcgaccATCAaccagcccattcgatggtcgaggtagccaaaaagagctaagtaaatgggccccttaatgtttacatgattttctagtagacttaaaatctaaagttctaaattacagaaagatccattatctggaaaaccccaggtccccagcattctgaattataagtcccatacctgtagtatgtatgCTCTGACTGGCTAGTGCAGTGTCTGTCAGGAGATACATTATAAGAGAAGAAGACGTGAATGGACCTGGTCTGTCAATAGCTAAAATTAGGTTAGAGATATTCCCTGCACTGAACTCTGCCAAAGATCTGGCAACATCAGGTCTAGCTGCACTGACAGCATACAATGAATATTATGAAGTACATGTAACTCTAATCCTtaactataataatattaataataattactaaTAACAATCATTTTCAATGTAATCAATTATTTGTCCACCACAGTCTTGCCAATGTCACTTACTTTAAACTTGTGCAACACAAGGTGCCGGATTCTGTGAGACAAATATCCAGCAAAGTAGTTAAGGCACaacaaataaatactgtatttacatCTAATATTGCCCACTGGGGATTGTGCAGCCTTGGTCTCAAGGGAGGCAAGTTGGTCATCTGAGATGTCATTTATTTAGCAATTCATTTACTGGTGCATGTAgcaaggagaaataaaaaaaacaattatttatatgATATCTTCCAAATCAGGAATCACTGGGGACAATGCTggaataagaaaataattatctGCCATTGAGTATTTGTATCTGGAGCACAGGTGCAGTGAATCATAACATTCATCAAACAtctagggggtcatttactaaactctgaatgcaaaaatcacgaaaaaattgtcttggtttttttttatataaaatctgacttttaaaaaatcacaaatttttcagaatttattaaacccaaaggatgaaaaagtttgaatctgaaaatctggcatctcagacctgttgaggcaGAAGTCCcaatatttttttgatgtgcgctgggtttcccgaagttttcaggtgaaaataacAAAGAAATTCATCAAAATCTGTTgaagtccgaaaaatttgtgaaaatcggattttttttcccgcaaagcaaattttcggaaaatgtaataataaataagcgttaaaaacccgagcagatttgatcggagtttgcagcagaaaatgttgagataaattcggactttgataaataacccccctagaatAACTTGACAGTTGGAggaagatttactaagctcgagtgaattttcgaagttaaaaaagttcgaattttgaagtaaatttttgggtaattcgaccattgaataggctatattcgagcattcaacttcgattcaaacgatttgaatagtcaaccattcgatagacgaagtactgtctctttaaaaaaaacctttgacttcttacttcgccaaattaaagctaccgaagtgcaatgttagcctatagggaccttccacagcacttttctaaggtttttttgattgaatagaaatcctttgatcgatcgctaaaaatcgttcgaatcgttcaattcgaactatttaatcgttcgatctaacgatttctATTGCATCGTTCGATCAATCAAATatgctaaaaatcctttgacttcgatattcgaagtcgaaggattttaatttgagggtcgaatttcgaagtttttttaactgtaaatctgcccccaagtctctgctgcactcaacccattttttccatttattaaggacattgagaaattttgtgccttaaactaccaaaaaatgccttaacTATTGATGGGCGTATCTGTCCTATTTTGCGAAACcgataaaatttgcaaaatggcaaaatatttgcCAAACTCATTGGGCGTCCGAatcattttgacgtgcgacaattttgatgagTGGCAATTTTTTGTCACAGTGAATTTTCTCACAtcaaattttcacggcagtttcgcaaaaacattttctgtgaatccatgcctggcaaataaattcaccggTCACtagccttaccctttaaacaaaacagggattgtttgtccatatattgcaatatatttaagctggccaactacgtcaaagtcatcccatatctggccagtcctacgcttaattttcatctgattcattaagaattcaattgcttaattatacattttacacagggactaagtgtTACCtacaatttaaggtggccatacacagagatccgctcatttgccgatgtcgccaaaagagcggatctctccccgatatgcccacctttaggtgggcaatatcgtgctgatccgatcgtgggccctagggtccaacgatcggatcctaatgatgggTAACAGGCGGTTGGATCACGGAAcctcatcaacgaacagatgcggccgtgatccgatgggatttttagtcccgtttgattgacatctggccgaaagtcatATATCGGTCGGgtaagcccgtcagagggccccatacactggccaataagctgccgactcggtctgtcagcagcttttattggcccgtgtatggccacctttacttgccgCATTCatggttaaaactcccaaacatggaaACCCTTTATtgaccactgggatcacctgactatagctggaaagggtgggagctacagtACAACATGGATCTGGCCATtcctcctgtataaattatagcaAAAAGGCGAAATTTTGCTTGCCATTAAATTACTGTATAAACTATTaagtggggtgcaatgaggctgtgaccacaaaattcatatagacaaatacaagagtcctctgcactcaacccaatatcaatttatcaatttaagctactaaaaaatgccttaccctttaaacaaaacagggattgtttgtccatatattgcaatatatttaagctggccaactacgtcaaagtcatcccatatctggccagtcctacactcactttcatctgtaCTGTAACTTGCACTGAATATGATAGTGCTAATGGTTTCTAAGGGTTATTATATTCTTAAACATTTATACCTTTATATGGAAGAGGTGTGGTTGAAAAGAttgtgttttgtgtatttttcaccAGTGGTAGAGTGGTAAGTAACGCTGTATTTTGCCAGCTATGGAAAAGCTGGATggatgggtccctggagtgaattgAGGAGAGTGATGTGGGGCCTCCATTCCATGCTCCATTTAGGGGTTTTCAGCTGCTCAGCCATAGGTAGCTGCCTGATTAGGTTGCAGGTGAGCTGCAGTTAAAATACTTGTGGGACTTTACCTCGTTGTCAGAGGacacctccttgtgctggaggagggtgtgagGGTCCTTGTATATCTGCTTGTATACAGATTGTTCTTCTTCACTAtagagtggcctgcatttatggtgcAAATCCCAGTGTGAGCCCCAAACAAcacaatatgtactgtatatgtcagGGACCCCTGGAGACCAGTGTGCCCTCTTACCTGTCAATTGGGGTTGTGCATGGATGTGATCTCGTCCGAGTAAGTCCTTTTGCTCCTATGCATCTGAACATGCATGCATTCTGAACCACAATTCCGGGGCATAATGTCAATGCAATCACTGCGGTAACCAGACCTGACTTTGAGAACAgctcacaaaggcccaggcctagggcggcaaattgCTGGGGTGGCATCCTGTCTGCTGGCCATTACTGAACTGGTGACCAGTCCCTAGCAATCATACAGGGGTGTGAGTGTGCTGGATGTTCCGAGGCGTCCGAGACAGTATAGTGTGCGGGGTATGGGAGTTCAAGTGGCCTGgggtcacacttttttttttaaatccagttCTGATGTCACCTTAGTGCCAAATTCCAATTTAAATAGCTGGTTCTGGTTGTTTTCATTGCCCTAGCTGGCTCTGTTTCCTCTGTGCTTAAGCTGAGTGTATCtatgattcctggttttgactcttTGTCTCTTTGATGCTTGAGCTATGCCTGTTTATTAGCTACAGTTTTGCCTGACCTTTGACTGTATTTCATTCTGTCATATAGAGGTTCCCTGTCTACCAGGGCCTTAAAAGGGTGTCGGTGAAAACCGGTGTT
The sequence above is a segment of the Xenopus laevis strain J_2021 chromosome 8L, Xenopus_laevis_v10.1, whole genome shotgun sequence genome. Coding sequences within it:
- the LOC121397322 gene encoding olfactory receptor 493-like; the protein is MEPNDRSSRMKVHKESGIAHYQKQSIVTVIPRLLYLSFENIFSATKVVALFKHECAHTIQFGSLMDKTNTTTVEEFILLAFSDLYQLQIPLFFVILFVYIMCVFGNILIIVIVRVEPSLHSPMYFFISTLSALELIFVSSIIPNLLANLIAGKKKISFIGCFIQLFVGSTLGTAECYLLAVMAFDRVLAINKPLQYSTIMTQQVCVQFILLPFIVGIVISIILTVFTAELKYCGPNEVHHFFCDFAALQSLSCSDTYNSQLVTSSGASFAIVLPFITTVGLYIHIIIIISKIKSNKSKRKAFSTCSSHLTVTGLYYITTIVVYATPRGTQYDRFFAIIYNVITPLLNPFIYTFRNKDVKRVLIKSRRLKLCQGSF